A genomic window from Colletotrichum destructivum chromosome 7, complete sequence includes:
- a CDS encoding Putative major facilitator superfamily, MFS transporter superfamily codes for MASMQKGTSTMSGSKLNDAPSSSLGSSETSSVTEGMAVAVDEKSGGRVLISSQEAKEANEAGHPDDADDADVEYPQGLRLVLIIFGLAMAVFLVFLDMTLIATAIPAITNQFNSLQHVGWYGSAYMLSLCSFQLVYGKCFELFSLKWTFMVAIAFREVGLAVCGSAPNSVAFIVGRAITGIGCSGIIIGAWVVLAHCVPIRKRAVYTGFLGAFSGVGGIIGPLISGALTDSHLSWRWAFYVSIPLGVATLALICFCFRPPEQPDQDRNKTIKQKLMEFDVLGLSIFFACMICLLLALQWGGSEYPWNSGPMIGLLVAFGVLLVCFIGVQMWKGDKAALPPRLMKMRNVAFACFYAACIDAAYYTADIWLPIWFQAVKGESARESGIKLVPYVGGEVLAALTAGYLVTFTGWYNPFMLIATVLASIGLGLMTTFEIETGPSKWITYPIIAGIGVGLGSQQPMMGVQSTLALSDIPAGTAAVTLFQNLGPAILMSVANAVFANGLTKHLHGTGGFSGQTIADMGATNLKAMIPADLLPAVIEAYNKALKETFSVPMAVAVISIVGVVGMKWKKLPA; via the exons ATGGCGTCCATGCAAAAAGGAACGTCAACAATGTCCGGTTCGAAACTGAACGACgctccatcgtcgtcccTTGGCAGCTCAGAAACTAGTTCCGTGACGGAAGGGATGGCAGTCGCTGTCGACGAGAAGAGTGGTGGACGTGTTCTGATATCCAGCCAAGAAGCGAAAGAGGCCAACGAAGCCGGTCACCCGGACgatgcagacgacgcagacgTGGAGTATCCCCAAGGGCTCAGGCTGGTTCTCATCATATTCGGGCTCGCCATGGCTGTGTTCCTAGTCTTTCTGGACATGACCCTGATCGCAACCGCCATCCCCGCCATCACGAATCAGTTCAATTCCTTGCAACATGTTGGATGGTACGGCTCTGCGTATATGCTCAGC CTTTGTTCCTTTCAGTTGGTCTACGGGAAGTGCTTCGAGCTTTTCTCCCTCAAGTGGACCTTCATGGTGGCCATCGCCTTCAGAGAAGTCGGCCTCGCAGTCTGTGGAAGCGCACCCAACTCTGTCGCCTTCATTGTCGGTCGAGCCATCACGGGTATCGGGTGCagcggcatcatcatcggtGCCTGGGTTGTCCTTGCTCATTGCGTGCCCATCCGGAAACGCGCCGTCTACACCGGCTTCCTGGGCGCGTTCTCCggggtcggcggcatcatcggacCTCTCATCTCCGGAGCGCTGACCGACAGCCACCTCTCCTGGCGATGGGCTTTCTACGTCAGCATTCCGCTCGGAGTCGCCACGCTGGCCTTGATCTGTTTCTGCTTCCGGCCTCCGGAACAGCCCGACCAAGACAGGAACAAGACCATCAAGCAGAAGCTCATGGAGTTTGACGTGCTCGGactctccatcttcttcgcctgcATGATCTGCCTCCTGCTGGCCCTTCAATGGGGCGGTTCGGAGTATCCGTGGAACAGCGGTCCCATGATTGGCCTGCTTGTCGCGTTCGGagtcctcctcgtctgctTCATCGGCGTGCAGATGTGGAAGGGGGACAAAGCAGCTCTGCCCCCGCGTCTGATGAAGATGCGTAATGTCGCTTTTGCCTGCTTCTATGCTGCCTGCATCGACGCAGCCTACTACACGGCAGACATCTGGCTCCCGATTTGGTTCCAGGCTGTCAAAGGCGAGTCGGCCAGGGAGTCTGGCATCAAGCTTGTCCCTTATGTCGGCGGAGAAGTTCTCGCCGCCTTGACGGCGGGCTACCTGGTCACATTTACTGGCTGGTACAATCCTTTCATGCTCATCGCCACAGTCCTAGCATCGATCGGCTTAGGCTTGATGACCACATTTGAGATTGAGACTGGGCCCAGCAAATGGATCACATATCCCATCATTGCCGGAATCGGGGTAGGCCTGGGATCGCAGCAGCCCATGATGGGAGTGCAATCCACGTTGGCACTCTCTGATATTCCAGCAGGCACGGCTGCCGTCACGCTCTTTCAAAACCTAGGACCGGCTATCCTCATGTCCGTCGCCAATGCCGTCTTTGCAAACGGCTTGACAAAACACCTCCACGGCACGGGAGGCTTCAGCGGGCAGACGATTGCCGACATGGGGGCCACCAACCTCAAAGCAATGATACCCGCAGACCTGCTTcccgccgtcatcgaggcTTATAACAAGGCACTCAAGGAGACTTTCAGCGTGCCAATGGCTGTTGCGGTGATTTCCATCGTTGGGGTTGTCGGTATGAAATGGAAGAAGTTGCCTGCTTAG
- a CDS encoding Putative cobalamin-independent methionine synthase MetE/archaeal, UROD/MetE-like superfamily, translating to MAPLFRADQVGSLIRPDFLLEDRASLGFYADKLSADQAVATSAAVAHAAQKQLDLDIRPITSGEYERTIFFGGFFENLEGMEVRQDLRIPQDFRPDLPNVTGLAKMGLKHFAAVVATGKIKHVSSAYLPAWEMIKKTVPEEYWKDCKMSIPSITWQHMYLAKGTAFTPGTYASDQDYFLDLAAAFRAELKALYDAGLRSVQVDDPNLTFFIVEQFREGLRGDGIDPDSLMELYIWAHNQALEGLPLDMHVGIHLCRGNMPDGPSFAEGSYEKIARHVFPKLNYATFYLEFDDPRISGHFEPLRFVPQGKNVVLGLVSTKIAELEDKEALVQRIHEAAEAMAKGQGRAVSDVLADSLAVSPQCGFASHSINKGVATEERMWEKLVLVRDVARSVWKDAI from the coding sequence ATGGCTCCCCTCTTCCGCGCCGACCAAGTCGGCTCCTTGATCCGTCCCGACTTTCTCCTGGAAGACCGCGCTTCACTAGGCTTCTACGCCGACAAGCTCTCGGCCGACCAGGCTGTAGCAACatctgccgccgtcgcccatGCTGCACAGAAACAACTAGACCTAGACATCCGACCCATCACTTCGGGGGAGTATGAGCGCACCATCTTCTTTGGTGGCTTTttcgagaacctcgagggGATGGAGGTCCGCCAGGATCTCAGAATTCCTCAGGACTTTCGTCCTGACCTGCCCAACGTGACTGGTCTGGCCAAGATGGGCCTGAAGCACTTCGCCGCCGTAGTCGCCACCGGCAAAATCAAGCATGTCAGTTCGGCGTATCTCCCAGCCTGGGAGATGATCAAGAAGACTGTTCCCGAAGAGTACTGGAAAGACTGCAAAATGTCCATCCCCTCGATCACTTGGCAGCACATGTACCTCGCCAAAGGAACGGCCTTCACCCCTGGCACATACGCATCAGACCAAGACTACTTTCTCGATCTAGCCGCCGCGTTCCGGGCCGAGCTGAAAGCGTTGTACGACGCGGGTCTGCGTTCAGTTCAGGTGGATGACCCCAACCTGACTTTCTTCATCGTGGAGCAGTTCCGAGAGGGACTACGGGGCGACGGGATCGACCCCGACTCTTTGATGGAACTCTACATATGGGCACACAACCAAGCTCTTGAGGGTCTTCCGCTTGATATGCATGTAGGCATTCATCTCTGCCGGGGTAACATGCCTGACGGGCCCTCATTTGCAGAAGGGTCGTACGAGAAGATTGCCCGGCATGTTTTCCCCAAGTTGAACTACGCCACGTTTTACTTGGAGTTCGACGACCCTCGTATCTCTGGTCACTTCGAACCTTTGCGCTTCGTGCCTCAGGGCAAAAATGTGGTGTTGGGGCTCGTGTCGACAAagatcgccgagctcgaggacaaggaggcaCTGGTGCAAAGGATACATGAGGCTGCCGAAGCCATGGCCAAGGGTCAAGGAAGAGCCGTGTCTGATGTTCTTGCGGACTCGCTGGCCGTCAGTCCTCAATGTGGTTTTGCTAGCCACAGTATCAACAAGGGTGTCGCCACGGAAGAACGAATGTGGGAGAAGCTTGTTCTTGTTCGAGACGTGGCAAGGTCTGTTTGGAAGGACGCGATTTAA
- a CDS encoding Putative Rhodanese-like domain-containing protein, with amino-acid sequence MNAFSSRLFHSTRTMASIGNLQRITADKLSTILLAEQAAANPSVAVVDVRDDDYIGGHIKGAINMPSRSLDATMPTLIRRLQGKKTVVFHCALSQQRGPSAALRYLREREQILASKKPQDTAEESANTEPQTVYVLDRGFVGWQEVYGEDERLTEGYRKELWKDGYWM; translated from the exons ATGaacgccttctcctcgcggCTTTTCCACTCCACGCGCACCATGGCGAGCATCGGAAACCTTCAGCGCATCACCGCCGATAAGCTCTCGACCATCCTCTTGGCggagcaggccgccgccaacccctCGGTGGCCGTGGTCGACGTTCGCGACGATG ATTACATCGGCGGCCACATCAAGGGCGCCATCAACATGCCCTCCCGCAGCCTCGATGCCACGATGCCCACCCTcatccgccgcctccaaggcAAGAAGACCGTCGTCTTCCACTGCGCCCTCTCCCAGCAGCGCGGTCCCAGTGCTGCCCTTCGCTACCTCCGAGAACGCGAACAAATACTCGCATCCAAGAAGCCTCAGGACACAGCCGAGGAGTCGGCCAACACAGAACCGCAGACCGTCTACGTGCTCGACCGGGGCTTCGTTGGGTGGCAGGAGGTCTatggcgaagacgagcgCCTGACCGAGGGATACAGGAAGGAACTATGGAAAGATGGTTATTGGATGTGA